The Candidatus Binatia bacterium genome segment ATGCAGCGCATGCAGCGCGCGGAGAGGCGCCAGCGATGACGAAGGCAGCGACGAGCGCGGCGATCAGAAATTGCCGGCTAATCGTCCCACCTCCTTTCGCCACTGCGGCCCGAAGGCCGCCACCAGCAGGTTCTCCGCAAGATCGGTGCTCTCCTTGACCTCGATCAGCTCGCCGCCGCCGTCGGCCGCGAAACGCCGGTACATCTCCTGGTTCTCCCTGAGGAACTGGGGAAGCGGCGTGATCTGGTCGGGCGCTCGACCGTGCAGGGTCTTGAACAGCTCGATCTCGTAGTCCCGGTGCATCTGCTCGGACAGGTCGATGAAGTGCACCGTGCCGCCCTTCTCGTGGAACTTGCGAAGCGTCGCCTCGAGAGGCGGGATCGTGTTCTCGTGCGGCGGAGAGCTGGTGACGACAACCATCGCGCGGTTGGCGTACTGGCGCCAGTCCATGTCCTCGACCGCCGTGCGCACCCCTTCGTAGACGGCCTCGGGATAATCGCCGCCGCCGCCGGCGTTGACCGACGAGATGAACGCCTCGAGCTTGTCGGCGTGGAACGAAAGCGACGACATGCGCACCGTGAAATCGTCGCCCTTGTCCTTGAAGACGACGATGCCGACGCGCGCGTTCGGCACCAGCGACTGGATGCGCGCGACGAGGTTCTCGACCTTGTTCTTCACGGTGTCGATCACGAACTCCATGCTGTTGGTCGCGTCGATCACGAAGACGACGTCGAAGCCCCACTTCTGCATCAGGCCGATGAAGTCGCCGAAACCGCGGCCGAAGCCCCTGCCAATTCCACCACCCATTCCGCCACCGGCGCCGAGGCCGGGACCGACCGCCATGCCGCCGCCGGTGGCTCCGCCGACGTCGCGAAGCGCCGAGGCAGTCCCCATCGGATTGATCTTCGGTGCGACGTCCGAGAGCTTGACGCCGACGTCGGAGAGGTCGGGAGTCACCTGGCTCTGCACCTGCGGCAGAGGCTCGACGTCGGAGGCCGCCTTCTGGATCGCCTCCTCGAGCGACTTCGACTCGTCGGTGCGCTCGGTCTGGGCATTGAGTTGCCCGTGTCCCACAAGGGTCGAAATCAACTCGCCTTTTCCGCCCTCCCCGTTGCCCGGACCACCACCACCCGACAGGAAGACGCTGGCCAGCAGGACGAAGATCACGAAGGCGTGAAGCCCGAGCGAGACGAGCCAGGAGACGCTGGTCTTGAAGTAGTCGCGGCGCAGCCACGGATAAACCGGGGGTGTGCGGCGCGGACGGTCTCCCCGGTCTTCGGTCACCGCGGCGAATCTACCAGAGCGCGCTCCGTTCGCCAGAACGCAAGTGATCGCGGACAGATTGCGTGCGCGTGGGCGAGGTCGCGACGCGGTGCGAGGCGCTGCGGGCTCCCCCGCAGTGTGGACCCGCTCGCCTGCCTCTGACACTGTTCCGCTCCTCGAAGACGCTGCCCGCGCGGAGTGCGCCGGCGCCGTCCCCAAAGGGAGAAAAGACCATGAAGGACTGCCTCGATTTTTACATCAACGGACAGTGGGTGAAGCCGGCGGTGGCCAATCCCTTCGACGTCGTCAATCCGGCGACCGACGAAGTGGTCGGGCACATCAGCCTCGGCAGCAAGGCCGACGTCGACAAGGCGGTCGCGGCAGCGAAGAAGGCTTTCGAGACCTGGTCGCGTACGACGCGCGAGGAGCGCATCGCGGTGCTCGAGCGCATTCTCGGATCCTACTCGTCGCACCTCGACGAGCTCGCCGAGACGATCTCGATGGAAATGGGCGCGCCGATGTGGCTCGCCAAGGCTGCCCAGGCTCCGTCCGGCATGGCCCACGTCGCCAACACGCTCGAGACGCTTCGCGCCTACGAATTCGAGACGAAGAAGGGCAAGACGCGCATCGTTCGCGAGCCGGTCGGCGTCTGCGGGCTGATCACTCCGTGGAACTGGCCGGTCAACCAGATCATGTGCAAGGTGGCGCCGGCCCTGGCCGCCGGTTGCACGATGGTGCTCAAGCCGAGCGAGATCGCTCCGCTGAACGCGATCGTCATCGCCAGGATCCTGCACGAGGCCGGCGTTCCCGCCGGGGTCTTCAACCTCGTCAACGGCGACGGGCCGACGGTGGGCACGGCGCTGTCGTCGCACCCCGACGTCGACATGATGTCGTTCACCGGCTCGACGCGCGCGGGAATCATGGTCGCCAAGAATGCAGCCGACACGGTCAAGCGCGTTGCCCAGGAGCTGGGCGGCAAGTCGGCGAACATCATCCTGCCCGATGCCGA includes the following:
- a CDS encoding vWA domain-containing protein, whose product is MTEDRGDRPRRTPPVYPWLRRDYFKTSVSWLVSLGLHAFVIFVLLASVFLSGGGGPGNGEGGKGELISTLVGHGQLNAQTERTDESKSLEEAIQKAASDVEPLPQVQSQVTPDLSDVGVKLSDVAPKINPMGTASALRDVGGATGGGMAVGPGLGAGGGMGGGIGRGFGRGFGDFIGLMQKWGFDVVFVIDATNSMEFVIDTVKNKVENLVARIQSLVPNARVGIVVFKDKGDDFTVRMSSLSFHADKLEAFISSVNAGGGGDYPEAVYEGVRTAVEDMDWRQYANRAMVVVTSSPPHENTIPPLEATLRKFHEKGGTVHFIDLSEQMHRDYEIELFKTLHGRAPDQITPLPQFLRENQEMYRRFAADGGGELIEVKESTDLAENLLVAAFGPQWRKEVGRLAGNF
- a CDS encoding aldehyde dehydrogenase family protein, with amino-acid sequence MKDCLDFYINGQWVKPAVANPFDVVNPATDEVVGHISLGSKADVDKAVAAAKKAFETWSRTTREERIAVLERILGSYSSHLDELAETISMEMGAPMWLAKAAQAPSGMAHVANTLETLRAYEFETKKGKTRIVREPVGVCGLITPWNWPVNQIMCKVAPALAAGCTMVLKPSEIAPLNAIVIARILHEAGVPAGVFNLVNGDGPTVGTALSSHPDVDMMSFTGSTRAGIMVAKNAADTVKRVAQELGGKSANIILPDADLKTAVTAGIRQCFTNSGQSCNAPTRMLVPEAKHAEAVAIAKEAASAVAVSDPATADPGAIGPVVSKAQWTKIQGLIKKGIDEGAQLVAGGPGLPDGMSRGCFVRPTVFAGVRNDMTIAREEIFGPVLTILPYKDEEEAIRIANDTVYGLSGYVQSADAEHAYKVASRLRTGNVHVNGAGPDFGAPFGGYKQSGNGREWGEFGFEEFLEIKAVMGAPA